One Nitrospirota bacterium DNA segment encodes these proteins:
- the flgA gene encoding flagellar basal body P-ring formation chaperone FlgA, translating to MALWLAVVAWLSASDPVQAKPDKPRQSPAPVRAVTQSVNVEQVRAVLLQYLERQLGSKADEVEVQVLSPLEPFSVPAGSLDLHVIPRGQDRALGKKLFEVGVAVDRKEVETVRVTAEVTARADVVTPVRPIRPDETIEAEDLAVTRIQLPVAMHDFMKDVETVVGKRALRYLQPDQPVRLSALALPYVVKRGDRVTIEAKHGGLLIQAAGLTKAAGSVGQSIAVTNLDSGKEVRARVIGPGVVRVEF from the coding sequence TCTCTGGCTGGCGGTCGTTGCCTGGTTATCGGCTTCGGATCCGGTCCAGGCCAAACCGGACAAGCCCCGTCAGTCCCCGGCTCCGGTTCGCGCGGTGACCCAGTCGGTCAACGTGGAGCAGGTCCGGGCGGTCCTCCTCCAGTATCTGGAGCGGCAGCTCGGGAGCAAGGCGGACGAGGTCGAGGTGCAGGTGCTGAGCCCGCTGGAGCCATTTTCCGTTCCAGCCGGTTCGTTGGACCTGCACGTCATCCCGCGCGGTCAGGATCGGGCGCTTGGGAAGAAACTTTTCGAGGTGGGCGTCGCGGTGGACCGGAAAGAGGTCGAGACCGTCAGGGTGACCGCGGAAGTCACCGCGCGCGCGGACGTCGTGACGCCGGTACGTCCCATCAGGCCGGACGAGACGATCGAGGCCGAGGACCTTGCGGTGACGAGGATCCAGTTGCCGGTGGCCATGCACGATTTCATGAAGGACGTCGAGACGGTCGTCGGCAAGCGCGCGCTCCGTTACCTGCAGCCGGACCAGCCGGTCCGCTTGTCGGCCCTCGCGCTGCCCTACGTGGTCAAGCGGGGGGACCGGGTGACGATCGAGGCCAAGCACGGGGGACTCCTGATCCAGGCCGCGGGTCTGACGAAAGCCGCCGGCTCGGTGGGGCAGTCCATCGCGGTCACGAACCTGGACTCCGGGAAGGAAGTCCGCGCCCGGGTCATCGGTCCTGGTGTCGTGCGGGTGGAATTTTAA
- a CDS encoding flagellar basal body L-ring protein FlgH produces MLLLSAGCASPPPVSSQIAFPPLPPPKTVGSLWQEENGRAYLYEDLRARRIGDVITIVIEEKHKGSKSADTTAERESTLASSLSGSGSVFTAGIPALFLNKSLATSLGVDGSSKGKFGGKGETSREDTLTGTMSAHVIEVLPNGDLRIEGRREVTVNSEKQTMVLSGVVRVVDLDTANRVKSSRIADAKIEYTGLGVVNDVQRPGWLVRVLDWIYPF; encoded by the coding sequence TTGCTTCTCCTGTCCGCCGGCTGCGCGAGTCCGCCGCCGGTCAGCTCGCAGATCGCATTTCCGCCCCTTCCACCGCCCAAGACGGTCGGGTCACTCTGGCAGGAAGAGAACGGCCGGGCGTACCTCTACGAGGATCTCCGCGCGAGGCGGATCGGAGACGTGATCACGATCGTGATCGAGGAAAAGCACAAGGGCTCCAAGAGCGCCGACACGACGGCGGAGCGGGAGTCAACGTTGGCGAGCAGCCTCTCGGGAAGCGGCAGCGTCTTCACGGCCGGCATTCCCGCGCTTTTCCTGAACAAGAGCTTGGCGACCAGCCTGGGGGTGGACGGCAGTTCCAAGGGGAAGTTCGGGGGAAAGGGCGAGACGAGCCGGGAAGACACCCTCACCGGCACCATGTCGGCTCACGTGATCGAGGTCCTGCCGAACGGTGATCTGAGGATCGAGGGGCGCCGCGAGGTGACGGTCAACAGCGAGAAGCAGACGATGGTCCTCAGCGGCGTGGTCAGGGTCGTGGACCTCGACACGGCCAACCGGGTGAAATCGTCCCGCATCGCCGACGCCAAGATCGAATATACGGGGCTCGGCGTGGTCAACGACGTTCAGCGGCCTGGGTGGCTCGTGCGGGTGTTGGACTGGATCTATCCGTTCTGA
- a CDS encoding flagellar basal body P-ring protein FlgI: MNCKRLAGLVLIGVLLAGSAEAARVKDIASIEGVRENQLLGYGLVVGLDRTGDQVIGGQFTVQAMMSMLNKMGINLVIDPIQLLTRNIASVMVTAKLPPFARPGQTVDAVVSSMANAKSLQGGTLLLTPLKAPNQQVYAVAQGPISIGGFLGGSGGGSGNSGSSTVIKNHQAAGVVPNGAIVEKDVAVNIESWDSVSIVLRQPDFTTAIRVADAIDNLLGPGSAAPVNAGQVRAAVPASFQGRVVQYIATIEGLEVSVDVPAKVVVNERTGTVVLGEYVRLSTCAIAHGNLTITVKDTVSVSQPSAPLIGNAAGKTEVIQNQETQVQEDPARLMVVDETVTLGEVVRALNAVGVTPRDLVAILSALKSAGALQANLEII, encoded by the coding sequence ATGAACTGCAAGCGGCTAGCAGGGCTGGTGCTCATCGGGGTGCTTCTCGCCGGGTCCGCCGAAGCGGCCCGGGTCAAGGACATTGCGAGCATCGAGGGAGTACGTGAGAACCAACTGCTGGGCTACGGGCTCGTCGTCGGGTTGGACCGGACCGGCGATCAAGTCATCGGCGGCCAGTTCACGGTGCAGGCCATGATGTCCATGCTCAACAAGATGGGCATCAATCTTGTTATCGATCCCATCCAATTGCTGACCAGAAATATCGCCTCGGTGATGGTGACCGCCAAGCTGCCGCCGTTCGCCAGGCCGGGCCAGACCGTGGACGCCGTGGTCTCCTCCATGGCCAACGCCAAGAGCCTGCAGGGGGGGACTCTGCTGCTCACGCCGCTCAAGGCTCCGAACCAGCAGGTCTATGCGGTTGCACAGGGGCCGATCTCGATCGGGGGATTCCTGGGCGGCAGCGGAGGCGGAAGCGGCAACAGCGGGAGCAGCACGGTGATCAAGAATCACCAGGCGGCCGGCGTCGTTCCGAACGGGGCCATCGTCGAAAAGGACGTGGCGGTGAACATCGAGTCCTGGGATTCGGTCTCGATCGTCCTGCGGCAGCCGGACTTTACGACGGCGATTCGAGTAGCCGACGCCATTGACAACCTGCTGGGGCCCGGCTCCGCCGCCCCGGTCAACGCGGGGCAGGTCCGCGCGGCCGTTCCCGCCAGCTTCCAGGGCCGGGTGGTCCAGTACATCGCGACGATCGAGGGGCTGGAGGTCTCGGTGGACGTGCCGGCCAAGGTCGTGGTGAACGAGCGGACCGGCACGGTGGTGCTCGGTGAATATGTCCGGCTTTCGACCTGCGCGATCGCGCACGGCAACCTGACGATCACGGTCAAGGACACGGTCTCGGTCTCCCAGCCGAGCGCCCCTCTCATCGGGAACGCGGCGGGGAAGACCGAGGTCATCCAGAACCAGGAGACCCAGGTGCAGGAGGATCCGGCCCGGTTGATGGTGGTGGACGAGACCGTGACGCTGGGGGAGGTCGTCCGGGCCTTGAACGCGGTGGGAGTGACCCCTCGCGACCTGGTGGCTATCCTCTCCGCCTTGAAGTCCGCAGGAGCGCTTCAGGCAAATCTAGAAATCATATAG
- a CDS encoding rod-binding protein encodes MGTDLGYLPLHPVTTPDIGFGARAEGLVLTLEAANDPAKREKVDLPKAAKEFESYFIAYLMKVMRETVPKGLVENKGGQYFYYFYDQEIGRLAAERGGLGFGALLLGEYGQQPASSGQKNLSSPGANQPIPGASR; translated from the coding sequence ATGGGCACCGATCTCGGATACTTGCCGCTCCACCCGGTGACGACGCCCGATATCGGCTTCGGGGCCAGAGCCGAAGGGTTGGTCCTGACGCTTGAAGCGGCTAACGATCCGGCCAAGCGGGAGAAGGTCGACCTCCCCAAGGCCGCGAAGGAATTCGAGAGCTACTTCATCGCCTATCTGATGAAAGTCATGAGGGAAACCGTCCCCAAGGGGCTCGTCGAAAACAAGGGGGGGCAGTACTTCTATTACTTTTATGACCAGGAGATCGGCCGGCTTGCTGCAGAGCGGGGCGGGTTGGGGTTCGGGGCCCTCCTGCTGGGGGAGTACGGGCAACAACCGGCATCATCCGGCCAAAAAAACCTCTCAAGTCCTGGGGCGAATCAGCCGATACCAGGAGCGAGCCGGTGA
- the flgM gene encoding flagellar biosynthesis anti-sigma factor FlgM produces MEISGHGHAHELAKLLLGVQDSDRSTGKSQAWSTPKQDQVDISDQAKEIQRIKSLVNEPDTARAAHVERLRQAVDSGTYDVSGRKVADALIRHVLTDAVL; encoded by the coding sequence ATGGAAATCTCGGGTCATGGTCACGCTCACGAATTGGCCAAATTGCTGCTCGGGGTCCAGGACTCGGACCGGTCGACGGGGAAGTCCCAGGCCTGGTCCACACCCAAGCAGGATCAGGTCGACATTTCCGACCAGGCCAAGGAGATCCAGCGGATCAAGTCGCTGGTCAATGAGCCGGACACGGCGCGGGCCGCTCACGTGGAGCGACTGCGGCAGGCCGTGGACAGCGGAACCTATGATGTCAGCGGCCGCAAGGTGGCCGATGCCTTAATCCGACACGTGCTGACCGACGCCGTCCTCTGA
- a CDS encoding flagellar protein FlgN — MSTTFLTAPLIEQLVEVLAKEQQGLEAFLAVLERERHAIKALSADGMAAATSAKLTLLETLGAIERQRAEVIAQLAREWSVEADQLTLRAIAERVEAREAGALLRMRDTLNRALAELGDANEFNGMVIAHSLACFEGGLSAGRVNPATPLYSAAGLLQMVQGPGEPTLARKG; from the coding sequence ATGTCTACCACCTTCTTGACAGCCCCTCTCATCGAGCAGCTCGTCGAGGTCCTGGCCAAAGAGCAGCAGGGCCTGGAAGCCTTTCTGGCCGTCCTGGAGCGGGAGCGGCACGCCATCAAGGCCCTGTCGGCCGACGGAATGGCCGCCGCGACCAGCGCGAAGCTCACGCTGCTCGAGACCCTCGGAGCCATCGAGCGGCAACGGGCAGAGGTGATCGCCCAACTGGCGCGGGAATGGTCGGTCGAGGCGGACCAACTGACGCTCCGTGCGATCGCCGAGCGGGTCGAGGCCAGGGAGGCGGGAGCCCTCCTCCGGATGCGTGACACGCTCAACCGGGCCCTTGCCGAGCTGGGGGATGCCAACGAGTTCAACGGCATGGTCATCGCCCATTCCCTGGCCTGTTTCGAGGGAGGGCTGTCGGCCGGACGGGTCAATCCGGCGACGCCGCTCTATTCCGCCGCCGGCCTGTTGCAAATGGTGCAAGGACCGGGGGAGCCGACGCTGGCCCGCAAGGGCTGA
- the flgK gene encoding flagellar hook-associated protein FlgK, which produces MSGISNLFEIGRSALFASQQALSVTGHNVANINTPGYARQKAVFAEARPMDGSPGQAGTGVTVTQIQRSIDTFLEGQLTTSHEQLGRYEVYRSSLLRIQELFGDANDQGIGARLNEFFNALQDVATSPSDLTARTVLLSKATTLSQEFNRAQTDLTANRQALDRQVSQTISEINDRASQIADLNAKIVEAENRGQNANDLRDQRTTLLNEIAERIEVSTFEDSSGSLSVFVGRGQVLISQSTVRELVGVASAANDGLLAVGYDTGGTNQTDISSLITSGRLKGLLDARDSTIPGLLTSLDKLAASLVNEVNQVHRLGYGLDGSTGNDFFDPLSVTAEAKTTNTGSASVGSGAITANSLLTFHDYTITFTSATAYEIKDATDGTYIKGNYAGTAITAPSADSPAYIITGSNDTLTVSVDGTASGTITLTGAASPGQAYTSGSALATELQTKINADATLSAAGKSVTVIYDTTTNRFVITSNSTASTSAVNVTGGTARATLGLSSGTSTAASGTYSSPQTFTLDGLSVTVTGTPAASDVFTVNSREDSAKNMAVSLTSGNKVAAATSLAGVPSDNATVLSLVALKSKSLDALDGTTFSSFYGVTAANLGATAQKADRDFRSQEIVHGQLETFRSEVSGVSLDEELVDLMQFQRAFEAASRLIVITDEMLQTLISLGR; this is translated from the coding sequence ATGTCGGGAATATCCAATCTGTTCGAGATCGGGCGGTCGGCGCTGTTCGCCAGCCAGCAGGCCCTGTCGGTGACCGGCCACAACGTGGCCAACATCAACACGCCCGGCTACGCCAGGCAGAAGGCGGTCTTTGCCGAAGCGCGCCCCATGGACGGCAGTCCGGGGCAGGCGGGCACAGGAGTCACGGTCACGCAGATCCAGCGGTCCATTGATACCTTCCTTGAAGGCCAGTTGACCACCTCCCACGAGCAGCTCGGCCGTTACGAGGTCTACCGGAGCAGCCTGCTCCGCATCCAGGAGCTGTTCGGGGACGCGAACGACCAGGGGATCGGCGCGAGACTCAACGAATTCTTCAATGCGCTCCAAGACGTCGCCACCAGCCCCTCGGACCTCACGGCCCGGACGGTCCTGCTCTCGAAGGCGACCACGCTCAGCCAGGAGTTCAACCGGGCGCAGACGGACTTGACCGCCAACCGCCAGGCGCTCGACCGCCAGGTCAGCCAGACGATCTCCGAGATCAACGACCGGGCCTCCCAGATCGCGGACCTGAACGCGAAGATCGTGGAGGCGGAGAACAGGGGGCAGAACGCCAACGACCTGCGCGACCAGCGGACCACGCTCCTCAACGAGATCGCCGAACGGATCGAGGTCTCGACCTTCGAGGACTCGTCCGGCAGCCTCTCGGTCTTCGTCGGCCGCGGGCAGGTGTTGATCTCCCAGAGCACGGTCCGCGAACTGGTCGGGGTGGCCTCGGCGGCCAACGACGGCCTCCTGGCGGTGGGCTACGACACCGGCGGCACGAACCAGACGGACATCTCCTCGCTGATCACCAGCGGCCGGCTCAAGGGGTTGCTGGACGCCAGGGACAGCACGATTCCCGGCCTCCTGACCTCGCTGGACAAGCTGGCCGCTTCGCTCGTGAACGAAGTCAACCAGGTTCACCGCCTGGGCTACGGGCTGGACGGGTCCACCGGGAACGACTTCTTCGATCCGCTCTCCGTCACGGCCGAGGCCAAGACGACGAACACCGGCAGCGCGAGCGTCGGGAGCGGGGCGATCACGGCCAACAGCCTCCTGACCTTCCACGACTACACGATCACGTTCACCTCGGCCACCGCCTACGAGATCAAGGACGCCACCGACGGAACCTACATCAAGGGCAACTATGCGGGGACTGCGATCACCGCCCCCTCCGCCGATTCGCCCGCCTACATCATCACCGGGTCCAACGACACCCTGACCGTGAGCGTGGACGGGACCGCCTCGGGCACGATCACGCTCACCGGAGCCGCCTCTCCGGGCCAGGCATACACCAGCGGGTCGGCCCTCGCCACCGAACTGCAGACCAAGATCAACGCGGACGCGACCCTGTCCGCGGCGGGAAAGAGCGTCACGGTGATCTACGACACGACGACGAACCGCTTCGTCATCACCTCGAACTCGACCGCCTCGACGTCGGCCGTGAACGTGACCGGGGGGACCGCCAGGGCCACGCTGGGCCTGTCCAGCGGAACCAGCACGGCCGCCTCTGGCACCTACAGCTCGCCGCAGACGTTCACGCTCGACGGGCTCTCGGTCACGGTCACGGGCACGCCGGCCGCCAGCGACGTGTTCACGGTGAACTCGCGGGAGGACTCGGCCAAAAACATGGCCGTGAGCCTTACGAGCGGCAACAAGGTGGCGGCGGCAACGTCGCTGGCCGGCGTCCCGTCCGACAACGCCACCGTCCTCTCTCTGGTCGCGCTCAAGAGCAAGTCCCTGGACGCCCTGGACGGCACGACCTTCAGCAGCTTCTACGGCGTCACCGCCGCAAACCTCGGGGCCACGGCCCAGAAGGCGGATCGGGACTTCCGGTCCCAGGAGATCGTGCACGGACAACTGGAGACCTTCCGCTCGGAGGTCTCGGGGGTCTCGCTGGACGAGGAGCTGGTGGACCTGATGCAGTTCCAGCGGGCGTTCGAGGCCGCGTCGCGGCTCATCGTGATCACGGACGAAATGCTCCAGACCCTCATTTCGCTCGGCAGGTGA
- the flgL gene encoding flagellar hook-associated protein FlgL, producing the protein MRVSEFQMFQLFLSNLQRARYKALQAQEQLSSGKRILRPSDDPTTFDRIVSDKAALAVADQRLRNVQFGGTKLKTADTTLGSVATLLTRIKELAVQFRDDTVGASERATGAKEVRQILLELQQLANTKLNGESLFSGTSTHGRATGLAITAPVTLTNGSTDTLVVSVDGTTSGTIDLTSTTESLTGSQLASRLQSKINADATLSAAGKSVAVTFDTDHLVVASNSTGSSSTVEVTSGLALSALGFHGGSRTTGESAFALQAKTSADAGNTGGAVIAQGRVIEPAAVTFDDYLVKFSSATAFNVYNVSRPVTVTPDEDNTGGAAVSNAGVNDPSLVRGDSYEVRVQNTYTVTSSNNALRFTPGSGAATTISLTAGTYTGGQLASALQTAMNAASGGDTYTVSYEASTGKFSIQNDSGNAGALTLSFDHSATTAEDLLGFAASSVSVAVGSTATGNDATATSGATLQHYVYDSTVGSAIFNVTSSNNTIYRGGSAITLATGSYTGAELASEIQSKLGSGYSVAYGTASTKPARSFTITNSTGGAVTFNWSNSGATAASLLGFDATDSTVANGGTDVSDFDAGNVTYESDANIDFDGLRVALRTAGGAPHDGDVFAVGHNVETVLANQTYASGGSIDFKGLRISIKTNTGAPASGDIFRVQSGVQYQGNEGLQAIEVRDNQTLKTNLPGNQVFSGATIDLFAAVKSITAALNGNFGGGIGQGLDDLDSAIQQVSEARGEIGALTNRLDTIEGSLQDIKELVSGALKENQDADLVQVISELSEQQYALQAIAQAGSRIFESSLLNFLKL; encoded by the coding sequence ATGCGCGTATCCGAATTTCAGATGTTCCAGCTCTTTCTGAGCAACCTCCAGCGGGCGCGGTACAAGGCCCTGCAGGCCCAGGAACAGCTCTCGTCGGGGAAGCGGATACTCCGGCCCTCCGACGATCCCACCACCTTCGACCGGATCGTCTCGGACAAGGCGGCGCTGGCCGTGGCGGACCAGCGGCTGCGGAACGTCCAGTTCGGCGGGACCAAGCTCAAGACGGCCGACACGACCCTGGGCTCTGTCGCGACCCTCCTGACCCGGATCAAGGAGCTGGCGGTGCAGTTCCGGGACGACACGGTCGGCGCCTCCGAACGGGCGACCGGGGCCAAGGAGGTCCGCCAGATCCTCCTCGAGCTGCAACAGTTGGCCAACACGAAGCTGAACGGGGAGTCGCTCTTCAGCGGCACCAGCACGCACGGCCGGGCGACCGGCCTCGCGATCACCGCACCGGTCACGCTGACCAACGGGAGCACCGATACGCTGGTCGTGTCGGTGGACGGGACAACCTCCGGGACGATCGACTTGACCTCCACGACCGAATCCCTGACCGGCTCTCAACTGGCCTCCCGCCTCCAGAGCAAGATCAACGCGGACGCCACGTTGAGCGCCGCCGGCAAGAGCGTCGCCGTCACGTTCGACACCGACCATCTCGTCGTCGCCTCCAACAGCACGGGCAGCTCTTCGACCGTGGAGGTCACGAGCGGGCTCGCCCTTTCCGCGTTGGGGTTCCACGGAGGAAGCCGGACGACCGGCGAGTCGGCCTTCGCGCTCCAGGCCAAGACCAGCGCCGATGCGGGAAACACGGGCGGAGCCGTCATCGCGCAGGGCCGCGTCATCGAGCCGGCCGCGGTCACGTTCGACGACTACCTCGTCAAGTTCAGCTCGGCCACGGCCTTCAACGTCTACAACGTGTCCCGGCCGGTCACCGTCACCCCCGACGAGGACAACACGGGCGGGGCGGCGGTGAGCAACGCGGGGGTGAACGACCCCTCGCTGGTGCGGGGAGACTCCTACGAGGTGCGGGTCCAGAACACCTACACGGTGACGAGCTCGAACAACGCGCTCCGGTTCACCCCCGGCTCGGGGGCCGCCACCACGATCTCGCTGACCGCCGGCACGTACACGGGCGGCCAGTTGGCCAGCGCGCTCCAGACCGCGATGAACGCGGCCAGCGGGGGGGACACCTACACGGTGTCCTACGAGGCGTCCACGGGCAAGTTCTCGATCCAAAACGACTCTGGCAACGCCGGCGCCCTGACCCTCTCGTTCGACCATTCGGCGACGACCGCCGAGGACCTGCTCGGATTCGCGGCCAGCTCGGTCTCGGTGGCGGTCGGGTCCACCGCCACCGGCAACGACGCCACGGCGACGTCCGGGGCCACCCTCCAGCATTACGTCTACGATTCCACCGTCGGGTCCGCGATCTTCAACGTGACCTCCTCCAACAACACGATCTACCGGGGAGGGAGCGCGATCACGCTCGCCACGGGCAGTTACACCGGGGCCGAGCTGGCCTCGGAGATCCAGAGCAAGCTGGGAAGCGGCTACAGCGTGGCCTACGGGACCGCCAGCACGAAGCCGGCCCGGTCGTTCACGATCACCAACTCGACCGGCGGAGCCGTGACCTTCAACTGGTCGAACTCCGGCGCGACCGCCGCCTCCCTGCTCGGCTTCGACGCCACAGACTCCACCGTGGCCAACGGCGGCACCGACGTGAGCGACTTCGACGCGGGGAACGTGACGTACGAATCCGACGCGAACATCGACTTCGACGGATTGCGGGTCGCGCTCCGCACGGCCGGCGGGGCGCCGCACGACGGGGACGTGTTCGCGGTCGGACACAACGTGGAGACCGTGCTCGCCAACCAGACCTACGCGTCGGGGGGGAGCATCGATTTCAAGGGGCTCCGGATCTCGATCAAGACCAACACGGGCGCCCCGGCCTCGGGCGACATCTTCCGGGTCCAGAGCGGCGTCCAGTACCAGGGCAACGAAGGACTGCAGGCCATCGAGGTGCGGGACAACCAGACCCTGAAGACGAACCTGCCGGGCAATCAAGTGTTCAGCGGGGCGACGATCGATCTGTTCGCGGCGGTCAAGAGCATCACGGCCGCGCTCAACGGCAATTTCGGCGGCGGCATCGGGCAGGGGTTGGACGACCTGGACAGCGCCATCCAGCAGGTGTCGGAGGCCCGCGGGGAGATCGGCGCCTTGACGAACCGGCTGGACACGATCGAAGGCAGCCTCCAGGACATCAAGGAGCTGGTGTCCGGAGCCCTCAAGGAGAACCAGGATGCGGACCTCGTCCAGGTGATCTCCGAGCTCAGCGAACAGCAGTACGCGCTGCAGGCCATCGCCCAGGCGGGGAGCCGGATCTTCGAATCCTCGCTGCTGAATTTTCTGAAGTTGTAA
- the csrA gene encoding carbon storage regulator CsrA: MLVLTRKLGEGITIGSDIRVVVLEVKAGQVRLGIQAPPTVQIHRDEIYAKIVEENRKAAAIREVPAEALKQLRRPSP; encoded by the coding sequence ATGCTGGTCCTGACACGGAAGTTGGGGGAAGGCATCACGATCGGAAGCGACATCCGGGTCGTGGTGCTGGAAGTGAAGGCCGGACAGGTGCGGCTGGGAATCCAAGCCCCGCCCACCGTGCAGATCCACCGGGACGAGATCTACGCCAAGATCGTGGAGGAGAACCGGAAGGCGGCGGCGATTCGAGAGGTTCCGGCGGAGGCGCTGAAGCAACTGCGAAGACCGAGTCCCTGA
- a CDS encoding flagellar assembly protein FliW produces the protein MKVRTSRFGEIEVREEMLLTFPSGLIGFPRATRYVILDHDREAPFKWLQSVDEGGLAFVIMVPTLFRPDYRAVLAPEDIAELGPVETENLSLFVILTIPPGDPRRITANLQGPVVVNQRSRLAKQVILRDEYPTRYPLFPDEAVRDAAAEPLACGTRRP, from the coding sequence GTGAAGGTTCGCACCAGCCGGTTCGGCGAGATCGAAGTCCGGGAAGAGATGCTGCTGACCTTTCCGTCCGGCCTGATCGGGTTTCCGCGCGCCACCCGGTACGTGATCCTGGACCACGATCGGGAGGCGCCGTTCAAGTGGCTTCAGTCGGTTGACGAGGGAGGGTTGGCCTTCGTGATCATGGTGCCGACCCTGTTCCGGCCGGATTACCGGGCCGTGCTCGCTCCTGAGGACATTGCCGAGCTGGGGCCGGTCGAGACGGAGAACCTGAGTCTCTTCGTGATCCTGACGATCCCGCCCGGCGACCCGCGGCGGATCACCGCGAATCTTCAGGGGCCGGTGGTGGTGAACCAGCGCAGCCGCCTGGCCAAGCAGGTCATCCTGCGTGACGAGTATCCGACCCGGTATCCGCTGTTCCCGGACGAAGCGGTGCGGGATGCGGCGGCTGAGCCTCTGGCCTGTGGAACGCGGCGTCCCTAG
- a CDS encoding HD-GYP domain-containing protein has product MKKRIPVSRLSVGMYMVGVDKSWLETPFLRHKMPITKADQIDALKSCGVHYVEIDTERGVDVDKFAHVGLESIVEAAPDDPVLPAVPVDPTAPTSFDDELQVARKTYQDAKNIVQRAMYDIRMGRDINTDAVGRVVDALADSVLRNSDALISLSRLKSFDEYTFFHSVNTAVLALGLGRSLDMDRQTLHLLGMGTLLHDVGKMKIPLNILNKPDRLRSFEYEIIKQHALRGAEILSKTTGLREEAIKPALEHHERVDGTGYPYQRKRDELSLFGLISSVVDIYDAITSDRVYHKAMPPSQALQFLYQLGQQGHLDPPLVERFIKCVGVYPVGSCVLLNTGEVGIVTQIYQDQPLTPKLLLIRDGNARRVMTPTVLDLLTQGQDSPRTIVKALDPHEFGIKVADYMGDGKPAA; this is encoded by the coding sequence ATGAAGAAGCGGATTCCCGTGAGCCGGCTCAGCGTCGGCATGTACATGGTCGGAGTGGACAAGTCCTGGCTCGAGACGCCATTCCTCCGGCACAAGATGCCGATCACCAAGGCCGACCAGATCGACGCGCTGAAAAGCTGCGGCGTCCACTACGTCGAGATCGACACGGAGAGGGGAGTCGACGTGGACAAGTTCGCCCACGTCGGCCTCGAATCCATCGTGGAGGCCGCGCCGGACGACCCGGTTTTGCCCGCGGTCCCCGTGGACCCCACCGCGCCCACCTCCTTCGATGACGAGCTGCAGGTGGCCAGGAAGACCTACCAGGACGCGAAGAACATCGTCCAGCGGGCCATGTACGACATCCGGATGGGGCGGGACATCAACACCGACGCGGTGGGCAGGGTGGTGGACGCCCTGGCGGACAGCGTGTTGCGGAACTCGGACGCCCTCATCAGCCTCTCGCGCCTCAAGAGCTTCGACGAGTACACCTTTTTCCACTCGGTGAACACGGCGGTTCTGGCGCTGGGGCTGGGCCGCAGCTTGGACATGGACCGCCAGACCCTCCACCTTCTGGGCATGGGCACGCTCCTGCACGATGTCGGCAAGATGAAGATTCCGCTCAACATCCTGAACAAACCGGACCGGCTCCGGAGCTTCGAGTACGAGATCATCAAGCAGCACGCGCTCCGCGGCGCCGAAATCCTCTCGAAGACGACCGGGCTCAGGGAGGAGGCGATCAAGCCGGCCCTGGAGCACCACGAGCGGGTGGACGGCACCGGCTATCCGTACCAGCGGAAGCGGGACGAGTTGAGCCTGTTCGGGCTGATCAGCAGCGTGGTGGACATCTACGACGCGATCACGAGCGACCGCGTCTATCACAAGGCCATGCCGCCGTCGCAGGCGCTCCAGTTCCTCTACCAGTTGGGGCAGCAGGGGCACCTGGACCCGCCGCTGGTCGAGCGGTTCATCAAGTGCGTCGGCGTGTATCCGGTCGGATCCTGCGTCTTGCTCAACACCGGAGAGGTCGGGATCGTGACCCAGATCTATCAGGACCAGCCCCTGACCCCCAAACTTCTGCTGATCCGGGATGGGAACGCCAGACGGGTCATGACGCCCACGGTTCTGGACCTGCTGACTCAGGGCCAGGATTCCCCCAGGACGATCGTCAAGGCGCTGGATCCCCACGAGTTCGGCATCAAGGTCGCGGATTACATGGGCGACGGAAAGCCCGCCGCGTGA